One genomic segment of Acaryochloris marina S15 includes these proteins:
- a CDS encoding pentapeptide repeat-containing protein, whose product MKTNHTSPSTHQPQQIDKVLLPHEAAAFLGLTEEQLMNATLQGNCPGACIDGQWRFSQRGLSKYLLQQSNHGNGMPWLDEHYGPYWLDDAVESKAKKVIEAYKGGERYFPLLEIEGGNFAGLDLTGIDFWESNLKGSSFKGATLQNAVFVGCNLESTSFAEADLTDADFRSASVRGSDFRGAILKRTIFRVKNWRGVNLDGAQISLAKF is encoded by the coding sequence ATGAAAACTAATCACACCAGCCCCAGCACCCACCAGCCCCAGCAGATAGACAAGGTATTGCTCCCCCACGAGGCTGCAGCGTTTCTGGGCCTGACCGAGGAACAACTGATGAACGCCACTCTGCAAGGTAATTGCCCTGGTGCCTGCATTGATGGTCAGTGGCGGTTTAGTCAGCGAGGGTTAAGTAAGTATCTGTTGCAGCAGAGCAATCATGGGAATGGGATGCCTTGGCTTGATGAGCATTACGGTCCCTACTGGCTCGACGATGCCGTTGAGAGCAAGGCCAAAAAGGTTATTGAAGCCTACAAGGGTGGGGAGCGGTATTTCCCTTTGCTTGAGATTGAAGGCGGCAACTTTGCGGGACTGGATCTAACGGGTATCGACTTTTGGGAGTCGAATCTGAAGGGTTCTAGCTTCAAGGGGGCAACACTCCAGAATGCCGTCTTTGTGGGCTGCAATTTGGAGTCCACCAGCTTTGCCGAGGCAGATCTGACGGATGCGGATTTCAGGTCTGCCTCAGTCAGGGGCAGTGACTTCAGGGGTGCAATCCTCAAGCGCACGATATTCAGGGTCAAGAACTGGCGAGGGGTGAACTTGGATGGGGCGCAGATCAGCCTTGCGAAGTTCTGA
- a CDS encoding RNA polymerase sigma factor RpoD/SigA codes for MVTHTDSTGTYLKEIGRYPLLSHEEEIQLARQAKAGNLRAKQRMIECNLRLVISIAKKHQNRGLPFMDLIQEGSIGLSRAVDKFEPEQGYRFSTYAYWWIRQGITRSIQNNSRVIRLPACHWQTGNKIKQTRRQLSQEFGREPTLVEIAKAMEIDLDKLKKNMQHLQDVLSLDMWVGHQQDTTLGELIEAEHSTPTCLELMNKSEEISSYLSLLDERQRYVITQRYGLEDGEPKTLNEIGQQLGVSRERIRQIINKAMKKLQKNSDQATKARTA; via the coding sequence ATGGTCACTCATACGGACAGTACGGGTACTTATCTCAAAGAAATCGGTCGCTACCCCCTTCTATCCCACGAAGAAGAAATCCAACTTGCCAGACAAGCCAAAGCTGGAAACCTCCGAGCCAAACAACGGATGATCGAGTGCAACCTGCGCCTGGTCATCTCCATTGCTAAAAAACACCAGAATCGAGGCTTGCCATTCATGGACTTGATCCAGGAGGGCAGCATCGGATTGAGTAGAGCCGTTGATAAATTTGAGCCTGAACAAGGGTATCGCTTTAGTACCTATGCCTATTGGTGGATTCGACAGGGAATTACCCGGTCCATACAGAATAATAGCCGTGTGATTCGTCTACCTGCATGCCACTGGCAGACAGGCAACAAAATCAAACAGACTCGACGACAACTCTCTCAGGAATTTGGTCGTGAACCGACACTTGTAGAAATTGCTAAGGCAATGGAAATTGACCTCGACAAACTGAAGAAGAACATGCAACATCTTCAAGATGTTCTCTCTTTAGATATGTGGGTCGGGCATCAACAAGACACAACATTGGGGGAGCTGATTGAAGCGGAACATTCGACACCCACCTGTCTTGAACTGATGAACAAGAGTGAAGAGATATCCAGTTATTTGTCACTACTAGATGAACGACAACGCTATGTGATTACCCAACGGTATGGATTAGAAGATGGCGAACCCAAGACATTGAATGAGATTGGTCAACAGTTGGGCGTCAGCCGGGAACGGATTCGACAAATCATCAACAAAGCCATGAAGAAATTACAGAAAAATAGTGACCAAGCTACAAAGGCCAGAACGGCCTAG
- a CDS encoding pentapeptide repeat-containing protein, protein MANQEQIALLSQGVEVWNEWRKDNLKVSINLSKASLTGMDLHGANLHKAILIGANLTGANLTRANLCEVSLWKANLRGAILSKANLKDANLIEADLCTASLWKANLYNVNLYKADLRGANLCRAYLYKANLSETDLSQASLCEVYLCEANLYEADLSGADLEGANFEGADLLNIRFDPETNWSSIGSWDNARDIPQEWKDESSQGNGVQ, encoded by the coding sequence ATGGCTAATCAGGAACAGATAGCCTTGCTGAGTCAGGGTGTTGAAGTTTGGAATGAGTGGAGAAAAGATAACCTCAAGGTATCGATTAACCTCAGCAAAGCCAGCCTGACTGGGATGGATTTACATGGGGCTAACCTTCATAAAGCGATCTTGATCGGGGCTAATCTCACGGGTGCTAATCTGACTCGGGCTAACCTTTGTGAAGTCAGCCTCTGGAAAGCCAATCTTCGTGGTGCCATTCTGAGTAAAGCTAATCTTAAAGACGCCAACCTCATTGAGGCTGACTTGTGTACGGCTAGTCTCTGGAAAGCTAATCTCTATAACGTCAACCTCTATAAAGCCGATCTCCGTGGTGCCAACCTTTGTAGAGCTTATCTTTACAAAGCTAATCTCAGTGAGACAGACCTCAGTCAGGCCAGCCTTTGTGAAGTCTACCTATGTGAAGCTAATCTCTATGAAGCGGATCTTTCTGGTGCGGATCTTGAAGGGGCTAATTTTGAGGGAGCAGATCTTCTCAATATCCGTTTTGATCCTGAAACCAATTGGTCATCAATTGGTAGTTGGGACAATGCTAGAGATATACCGCAGGAGTGGAAGGATGAGAGCAGCCAAGGAAATGGAGTTCAGTAA
- a CDS encoding sigma-70 family RNA polymerase sigma factor encodes MMATTQNSLHSYLNEIGRYPLLSSEEEVNLARQVKAGSLRAKQRMIECNLRLVISIAKKHQNRGLPLLDLIQEGNIGLSRAVEKFDLKQGYRFSTYAYWWIRQGITRALHNKAKMIRLPIHLNQLNSKIKHTYYQLNQQYERQPSLAEVAHAMDIDPTHIQEQLQLPKEVISLDKFVSENQGGTLGELVAKDHSSQKYFENLMNKDELSKLMEHLSEQQQFIIGQRFGLEDGQPKTLVEIGKIIGMSREGVRKIEKRAFQQLKKYAQSA; translated from the coding sequence ATGATGGCCACCACACAAAACAGTCTCCATTCCTATCTAAATGAGATAGGACGCTATCCTCTTCTATCTTCTGAAGAAGAAGTTAACCTCGCTCGGCAAGTGAAAGCGGGCAGTCTACGGGCTAAACAACGGATGATTGAGTGTAACCTGCGACTAGTCATCTCTATTGCTAAGAAACACCAGAATCGGGGCTTACCTTTATTAGACTTAATCCAGGAAGGGAACATCGGGCTTAGTCGAGCCGTAGAGAAATTTGACCTAAAGCAAGGTTATCGGTTCAGCACCTACGCCTACTGGTGGATTCGGCAAGGAATCACACGGGCATTGCACAATAAGGCCAAAATGATTCGCCTACCTATTCACCTCAATCAGCTCAACAGCAAAATTAAACATACCTACTACCAACTCAACCAACAATATGAGCGTCAACCATCTCTTGCTGAAGTCGCTCATGCAATGGATATAGACCCAACTCACATACAGGAACAGCTCCAACTTCCTAAAGAGGTTATCTCCTTAGATAAATTCGTGAGTGAAAACCAGGGAGGCACATTAGGCGAACTCGTTGCCAAGGATCATTCCTCCCAAAAATACTTTGAAAATCTGATGAATAAGGATGAATTGTCCAAACTCATGGAGCACCTGAGTGAGCAGCAACAATTCATCATTGGCCAACGATTCGGTCTGGAAGATGGTCAGCCTAAAACTCTAGTAGAGATTGGTAAGATAATCGGCATGAGTCGGGAGGGTGTTCGCAAAATTGAGAAAAGGGCTTTCCAACAATTAAAAAAGTACGCCCAATCTGCTTAG
- a CDS encoding HU family DNA-binding protein, translated as MNKGELVDEIAENTGLTKKQADTILTALTDIIIETVSSGEKVILVGFGSFEARDRKARDGRNPQTGKKLKIPATRVPAFSAGKVFKEKVNG; from the coding sequence ATGAACAAAGGCGAGTTAGTAGACGAGATTGCTGAAAATACTGGGCTGACCAAGAAGCAGGCCGATACCATCCTCACGGCACTAACAGACATCATCATCGAGACCGTCAGCTCTGGCGAAAAGGTCATTCTGGTGGGCTTCGGCAGCTTTGAGGCCAGGGACCGCAAGGCTAGAGATGGGAGGAATCCACAGACAGGGAAAAAGCTCAAAATCCCTGCAACAAGAGTCCCTGCTTTCAGTGCGGGCAAGGTCTTCAAGGAGAAGGTCAACGGCTGA
- a CDS encoding IS630 family transposase (programmed frameshift) gives MSIVRPISTESLRLLHRIYRCSRHHQVRQRAHCLILSAQGGSPYTLASLFSVSPKTVYNWLKAWNNRGFAGLYNRPGRGRKPMFNPDQQQQIYEWTQASPIQLNRVLAQIEQQWSVRVSKATVKRVLKQMDMSWHRFRQGTSGQPLYADYLGKKQQLEHLKKQEEKGDIHLFFMDESGFSLVPCIPYGWQPIGTYLEIPTRSSKRLNVLGFLSRRQGLHAYTSEQTITSEVVSHCIDTFFTDVELTTVIVMDQAPIHTSQAIYEMKAEWAERGITLFELPSYSPHLNLIERLWQFMKYQWIEMSAYWGWSSLVEYVERVLKTYGDDYVINFS, from the exons ATGTCAATTGTCCGTCCTATCTCCACCGAAAGCTTACGCTTATTGCATCGGATTTATCGCTGTAGTCGCCATCATCAGGTCAGACAACGCGCCCATTGCCTCATTTTGTCTGCCCAGGGTGGGAGTCCCTACACCTTAGCCTCCCTTTTTAGTGTGAGTCCTAAAACCGTGTACAACTGGCTTAAGGCTTGGAATAACCGTGGTTTTGCAGGACTCTATAATCGCCCAGGCCGAGGTCGAAAACCGATGTTTAATCCCGACCAACAACAGCAGATTTATGAGTGGACTCAGGCATCTCCCATCCAACTCAATCGGGTGCTAGCTCAGATTGAACAGCAGTGGTCAGTGCGCGTGTCAAAGGCCACCGTTAAACGCGTCTTGAAGCAGATGGATATGAGCTGGCATCGCTTTCGCCAAGGGACATCAGGCCAGCCTTTATATGCCGACTACCTCG GAAAAAAACAGCAGTTAGAACATCTCAAGAAACAAGAAGAGAAGGGAGACATCCACCTATTCTTTATGGATGAGAGTGGTTTTTCGTTAGTCCCCTGTATTCCCTATGGATGGCAACCCATAGGGACTTATCTGGAAATACCGACTCGTTCAAGTAAACGCTTGAATGTTCTGGGGTTTTTGAGTCGACGACAAGGGCTACATGCTTATACATCAGAACAGACCATCACCAGTGAGGTTGTCAGTCATTGCATTGATACCTTCTTTACTGACGTGGAGTTGACCACCGTCATTGTGATGGATCAAGCCCCTATCCATACGAGCCAAGCAATCTATGAGATGAAGGCAGAGTGGGCCGAACGGGGAATTACCTTGTTTGAGTTACCAAGCTATTCTCCCCATCTAAATTTGATTGAGCGTCTGTGGCAATTCATGAAATATCAGTGGATTGAAATGAGTGCCTACTGGGGGTGGTCATCTTTGGTCGAATATGTGGAAAGAGTTTTGAAAACCTATGGCGATGATTATGTAATTAATTTTAGCTAA